From Pseudonocardia autotrophica, one genomic window encodes:
- a CDS encoding DinB family protein — MDEKETLRGYLQTGREAMVWKLDGLGEYDVRRPLVPTGTNLLGLVKHLALVEAGYLGSTFGRPLPDAPAWMEQVESDPTVDLFATADESRADVVDLYRRVWAHSDATVAASELATEGTVPHWPAERATVTLHRALVHLIAETHRHAGHADILRETLDGAVGLRAEVDNMAPEATSSELHDRVEAAARAHRG; from the coding sequence ATGGACGAGAAGGAGACGCTGCGCGGCTATCTGCAGACCGGGCGCGAGGCGATGGTGTGGAAGCTCGACGGGCTCGGCGAGTACGACGTGCGGCGTCCGCTCGTCCCGACCGGGACCAACCTGCTCGGCCTCGTGAAGCACCTGGCGCTGGTCGAGGCCGGGTACCTCGGGAGCACGTTCGGCCGCCCGCTGCCGGACGCACCCGCCTGGATGGAGCAGGTCGAGTCGGACCCGACCGTCGATCTCTTCGCGACGGCCGACGAGTCACGTGCCGACGTCGTCGATCTCTACCGGCGGGTGTGGGCACACTCCGACGCCACCGTCGCCGCGTCCGAGCTCGCGACCGAGGGAACCGTCCCGCACTGGCCCGCCGAGCGCGCCACCGTCACCCTGCACCGGGCACTGGTGCACCTGATCGCCGAGACGCACCGGCACGCCGGGCATGCCGACATCCTGCGCGAGACGCTCGACGGCGCGGTCGGGCTCCGGGCGGAGGTCGACAACATGGCCCCCGAGGCGACGTCGAGCGAGCTCCACGACCGGGTCGAGGCGGCCGCACGGGCACACCGGGGGTGA
- the solA gene encoding N-methyl-L-tryptophan oxidase, which produces MSTYRAIVVGLGGLGSAALHRLSLELGPGVLGIEQFELGHHRGASQDHSRIIRLAQHQEHYAALASPAYKAWAEVEAESGQQLVTRTGGLVIEDRVARAGAATGTRNIEGYTAMFDRFGIGYELLDADELTARWPQFRPSGSEQALYQSESGIVDAARANAVHVALARAHGAAVRTHTPVRAIRPDGDGVAVVTDDATLLADRVVVASDAWTNEVLAGTGVRLPLTVLQEQVTYYATPHLAEFSPSRFPVFMWHGEHNFYGFGVYGEVATKLGQHMGGHETTADGRTFEPDPVRRDRYTRFLDRHLPRFGGPELYSKTCLYTVPPDQNFILDTVPGHPQIVVAVGAGHAFKFAALIGGLLADLAAGRTPAHPLDAFSITRPALTDPTFGRSFHI; this is translated from the coding sequence GTGAGTACCTACCGCGCGATCGTCGTCGGGCTCGGCGGACTGGGTTCGGCGGCGCTGCACCGGCTCTCGCTCGAGCTCGGCCCGGGTGTGCTGGGCATCGAGCAGTTCGAGCTGGGGCACCACCGTGGCGCCTCCCAGGACCACTCCCGGATCATCCGGCTGGCCCAGCACCAGGAGCACTACGCGGCGCTGGCCTCGCCGGCCTACAAGGCGTGGGCCGAAGTGGAGGCCGAATCCGGCCAGCAGCTCGTCACCCGCACCGGTGGCCTGGTGATCGAGGACCGGGTCGCCCGCGCCGGCGCCGCCACCGGGACCCGCAACATCGAGGGCTACACCGCGATGTTCGACCGCTTCGGGATCGGCTACGAGCTGCTCGACGCCGACGAGCTGACCGCCCGCTGGCCGCAGTTCCGGCCGTCCGGCAGCGAGCAGGCGCTCTACCAGTCCGAGTCCGGCATCGTCGACGCCGCCCGCGCGAATGCGGTGCACGTCGCGCTCGCCCGCGCGCACGGCGCCGCGGTCCGCACGCACACCCCGGTCCGCGCGATCCGGCCCGACGGCGACGGTGTCGCCGTGGTCACCGACGACGCGACGCTGCTCGCCGATCGCGTCGTCGTCGCGAGCGACGCCTGGACGAACGAGGTGCTCGCCGGGACCGGGGTGAGGCTCCCGCTGACCGTCCTGCAGGAGCAGGTCACCTACTACGCCACTCCGCATCTCGCGGAGTTCTCGCCGTCCCGGTTCCCGGTGTTCATGTGGCACGGCGAGCACAACTTCTACGGATTCGGTGTCTACGGCGAGGTCGCCACCAAACTCGGCCAGCACATGGGCGGGCACGAGACCACCGCCGATGGCCGCACCTTCGAGCCGGACCCGGTGCGCCGCGACCGCTACACCCGGTTCCTCGACCGGCACCTGCCCCGCTTCGGCGGGCCGGAGCTGTACTCGAAGACCTGCCTCTACACGGTCCCGCCGGACCAGAACTTCATCCTCGACACCGTGCCCGGGCACCCGCAGATCGTCGTCGCCGTCGGGGCCGGGCACGCGTTCAAGTTCGCCGCACTGATCGGCGGCCTGCTCGCCGACCTGGCGGCGGGCCGCACCCCCGCACACCCGCTCGACGCCTTCTCGATCACCCGGCCGGCGCTCACCGATCCGACGTTCGGCCGCAGCTTCCACATCTGA
- a CDS encoding GOLPH3/VPS74 family protein — MQDDTLIVEDTLLLMLDDKSGTPAGAGTLPYVLGGGMLVELALLGRVEADESRAGLGGPMIVAVGDGPLPDPLLQNAYDIVARRPRRVQGLLSELGDLWKPLTERLLERGFIRRERKRMLGLIPMTWLPSTGSQHETELRQRVVDVLEDGAEPDPHTAAVISLISASGTLPSLHPRPKWSSAVIGRAKELEEGNWGAGAVSSAVTRTAVAIAAVVVTTATR, encoded by the coding sequence ATGCAGGACGACACGCTGATCGTCGAGGACACGCTGCTGCTGATGCTCGACGACAAGTCGGGCACCCCGGCCGGGGCGGGCACCCTGCCCTACGTGCTGGGCGGCGGGATGCTGGTCGAGCTCGCGCTGCTGGGCCGGGTCGAGGCCGACGAGAGCCGGGCCGGGCTCGGCGGCCCGATGATCGTCGCCGTCGGCGACGGCCCGCTGCCGGATCCCCTGCTGCAGAACGCCTACGACATCGTCGCCCGGCGCCCGCGGCGCGTGCAGGGCCTCCTCTCGGAGCTCGGTGACCTCTGGAAGCCGCTGACCGAGCGGCTGCTCGAACGGGGCTTCATCCGCAGGGAGCGCAAGCGCATGCTCGGGCTGATCCCGATGACCTGGCTGCCCTCGACCGGCTCGCAGCACGAGACCGAGCTGCGGCAGCGGGTGGTCGACGTGCTGGAGGACGGCGCCGAGCCGGACCCGCACACCGCCGCCGTGATCTCGCTGATCTCGGCGAGCGGGACCCTGCCGTCGCTGCACCCCCGGCCGAAGTGGTCGAGCGCGGTGATCGGGCGGGCCAAGGAGCTCGAGGAGGGCAACTGGGGTGCCGGCGCGGTGAGCAGCGCGGTGACCCGCACGGCGGTCGCGATCGCCGCCGTGGTGGTCACCACGGCCACCCGTTAG
- a CDS encoding helix-turn-helix domain-containing protein: MTTLDPARIGSRPDGLSRLLGTVPVDPDRAADDLATQAAMLAGTPVTVAAWCSERWQVLAGSGVGTAGLPAGGPASVPGRSRRPGLIVGADGPAALCWDPDAELGPAVVERLRQGRAWLSLQLIRSQSRVEVDSAAAETDAVREVSRRLLTVRDLDQVLLTVAEQTLRLLESDICGVMLRDGDVVQMRACVGNRSTETARLQMRRGQGVAGLVFLTGEPAKVDSYLEDRTISDDFMSLAEREETRSALAVPLRLRGEFLGVLEVWRRRRSVFTDRDMRRMVTLADFATIAIDNARLYDEQAAAADRLGRARDALQQQVAVLDRTSRLQQDLLQIVIGGGGLPAIARTVATELSCEIAVYGPDGVRLAGHRARDIVSQLPEVLPTGTGGPALADRRALARPVYADGDQVGQVLLVRTERAGDILDAVAVQVAMACSLALLRERAASRARAEASEQVLWDLLQGPVEHRLAARTRAQQLNVQLAGGLRVLHGRIENIDALATQLGWDTSQTDRVRRRVLRTVRTLQGRGLALASLRGDLLVAIAADLDRNGAKDLVNGFAAAIHEEVPELQLTWGISREHAEVVDLPSALNEARTALSAAKRFGGRNVFLYEELGIVRLLLGSGDDPDLQTFVDEVTGPLLDYDRDNDGSLVRTLRAFFDADCSQKLAADRLFVHHKTLRYRLERIRQLTGLDLGRHEDRMRADFALRLLQVTRADSEADGAGAEPER, from the coding sequence ATGACGACGCTCGACCCGGCCCGCATCGGATCCCGTCCGGACGGGCTGTCCCGGCTGCTGGGCACGGTCCCGGTCGATCCGGACCGCGCCGCCGACGATCTCGCGACCCAGGCGGCGATGCTCGCCGGCACCCCGGTGACCGTCGCCGCGTGGTGCAGCGAGCGCTGGCAGGTACTGGCCGGATCCGGTGTCGGAACCGCCGGGCTACCCGCGGGCGGGCCGGCGTCGGTCCCGGGGCGCTCCCGCCGGCCCGGATTGATCGTCGGTGCGGACGGCCCGGCCGCACTGTGCTGGGACCCGGACGCCGAGCTGGGCCCGGCCGTGGTCGAGCGACTGCGCCAGGGCCGCGCCTGGCTGTCGCTGCAGCTGATCCGCAGCCAGTCCCGGGTCGAGGTCGACTCGGCGGCCGCCGAGACCGACGCGGTGCGGGAGGTCTCGCGGCGGCTGCTCACCGTCCGCGATCTCGACCAGGTGCTGCTCACCGTCGCCGAGCAGACACTGCGACTGCTCGAGTCGGACATCTGCGGGGTCATGCTCCGCGACGGCGACGTCGTGCAGATGCGCGCCTGCGTCGGCAACCGCTCCACCGAGACGGCCCGGCTGCAGATGCGCCGCGGCCAGGGCGTCGCCGGGCTGGTGTTCCTCACCGGTGAACCGGCCAAGGTCGACTCCTATCTCGAGGACCGCACGATCAGCGACGACTTCATGTCCCTGGCCGAGCGCGAGGAGACCCGCTCGGCACTGGCCGTCCCGCTGCGGCTGCGCGGCGAGTTCCTCGGGGTGCTGGAGGTGTGGCGGCGGCGCCGCTCGGTGTTCACCGACCGGGACATGCGCCGGATGGTCACCCTCGCCGACTTCGCGACGATCGCGATCGACAACGCCCGGCTCTACGACGAGCAGGCGGCGGCCGCCGACCGGCTCGGCCGCGCCCGCGACGCGCTCCAGCAGCAGGTCGCGGTGCTCGACCGGACCTCCCGGCTGCAACAGGACCTGCTCCAGATCGTGATCGGCGGCGGCGGCCTGCCGGCGATCGCCCGCACCGTGGCCACCGAGCTGAGCTGCGAGATCGCCGTCTACGGGCCGGACGGGGTGCGGCTCGCCGGGCACCGGGCCCGCGACATCGTGTCCCAGCTGCCCGAGGTGCTGCCGACCGGCACCGGCGGGCCTGCGCTCGCCGATCGCCGGGCGCTGGCCCGCCCCGTCTACGCCGACGGCGACCAGGTCGGCCAGGTGCTGCTCGTGCGCACCGAGCGGGCCGGCGACATCCTGGACGCGGTCGCCGTCCAGGTGGCGATGGCCTGCTCGCTGGCCCTGCTGCGCGAGCGCGCCGCGAGCCGGGCCCGGGCCGAGGCGTCCGAGCAGGTGCTGTGGGACCTGCTGCAGGGCCCGGTCGAGCACCGGCTGGCCGCCCGCACCCGGGCCCAGCAGCTCAACGTGCAGCTGGCGGGCGGGCTGCGGGTGCTGCACGGCCGGATCGAGAACATCGACGCGCTCGCGACCCAGCTCGGCTGGGACACCTCACAGACCGACCGGGTCCGCAGACGGGTGCTGCGGACCGTGCGGACACTGCAGGGCCGCGGGCTCGCACTGGCCAGCCTGCGCGGCGACCTGCTCGTCGCGATCGCCGCCGATCTCGACCGCAACGGTGCCAAGGATCTGGTCAACGGGTTCGCGGCGGCCATCCACGAGGAGGTGCCCGAGCTGCAGCTGACCTGGGGGATCAGCCGCGAGCACGCCGAGGTCGTCGATCTTCCCAGCGCGCTGAACGAGGCGCGGACGGCGTTGTCGGCGGCGAAGCGGTTCGGCGGGCGCAACGTGTTCCTCTACGAGGAGCTCGGCATCGTCCGGCTGCTGCTGGGTTCGGGCGACGATCCGGACCTGCAGACCTTCGTCGACGAGGTGACCGGTCCGCTGCTCGACTACGACCGGGACAACGACGGTTCGCTGGTGCGCACGTTGCGCGCGTTCTTCGACGCCGACTGTTCACAGAAGCTGGCCGCCGACCGGCTGTTCGTGCACCACAAGACGCTGCGCTACCGGCTGGAGCGGATCCGGCAGCTCACCGGGCTGGACCTGGGCCGGCACGAGGACCGGATGCGGGCCGACTTCGCGCTCCGGCTGCTGCAGGTGACCCGGGCCGACAGCGAGGCCGACGGCGCCGGGGCCGAGCCGGAACGCTGA
- a CDS encoding LysR substrate-binding domain-containing protein: MIDRRLRVLQAIARHGTVTAAAEVCRMTTSAASHQMQALARELGVTLLEPDGRRVRLTPAARTLLVHGETLAAQWERARAELDAHRHGEVGGALRFCGFSTAAAAVVPQTLDRLRRSHPALRLQLRETEPARAFELLAADETDVVVVVATASIPPVTDPAFEQWTLYDEPLDLLVGPEHPLVGRGEVALNDLAGDRWICSNPGRAYHQLVTLACAGAGFAPDIAHFADEWDTGAALVSYGFGVALVPRLADLPARHETRRLRIGIPPVPLRRVIAAVRAGSQHQPVVSAGLDALRESCAALSNLIQSSDE, from the coding sequence ATGATCGATCGGCGACTGCGGGTGCTCCAGGCCATCGCGCGGCACGGCACCGTGACCGCCGCCGCCGAGGTGTGCCGGATGACGACGTCGGCGGCCTCGCACCAGATGCAGGCACTGGCCCGGGAGCTCGGCGTCACGCTGCTGGAGCCGGACGGCCGCCGGGTGCGCCTCACCCCGGCCGCCCGCACCCTGCTGGTGCACGGCGAGACCCTGGCCGCGCAGTGGGAACGGGCCCGGGCCGAGCTCGACGCACACCGGCACGGCGAGGTGGGCGGCGCGCTGCGGTTCTGCGGGTTCTCCACGGCCGCCGCCGCGGTCGTGCCGCAGACGCTCGACCGGCTCCGCCGCAGTCACCCGGCGCTGCGCCTGCAGCTGCGCGAGACCGAACCGGCCCGGGCCTTCGAGCTGCTCGCCGCCGACGAGACCGATGTCGTGGTGGTGGTGGCGACGGCGAGCATCCCACCGGTCACCGACCCGGCCTTCGAGCAGTGGACGCTCTACGACGAGCCGCTGGACCTGCTGGTCGGGCCCGAGCACCCGCTGGTCGGGCGGGGCGAGGTCGCGTTGAACGACCTGGCCGGGGACCGGTGGATCTGCAGCAACCCCGGCCGGGCCTATCACCAGCTGGTCACCCTGGCCTGCGCCGGCGCCGGGTTCGCGCCGGACATCGCGCACTTCGCCGACGAGTGGGACACCGGCGCCGCGCTGGTGTCCTACGGGTTCGGGGTGGCGCTGGTGCCGCGGCTGGCCGATCTGCCTGCGCGGCACGAGACCCGGCGGCTGCGGATCGGGATCCCGCCGGTGCCGCTGCGCCGGGTGATCGCCGCCGTCCGCGCCGGCTCGCAGCACCAGCCGGTGGTGAGCGCCGGGCTGGACGCGCTGCGGGAGTCCTGCGCGGCACTCTCGAACCTGATCCAATCGTCCGACGAATGA
- a CDS encoding S9 family peptidase, giving the protein MTRLTASDYARAEQMLLPYRARKAPMVRPQWQRGGARFRYRIGDRHLLVDPADGTREPAFDHERLAAALSTASGHPVEADALPLLQVEFDIPGRDDDVVRFTAFGERWEWSDAGGECTRIEDPAPAPGEIVSPDGRWVAFTREGNVYVRSRDDGEEIALTDDAEPGHEYGSLPDPMSARALMRAFGLGTFGLLTWSPDSTRLLVHRLDQRGLPEQVLVESSPPDGGRPVEHRYRYPMPGDENQASMTWNVIDVAARTIVRQQDEPATVVHPTALVYAWWTGEKGDVVHFLRQPRDARALELHRFDPGTGESTVLVRETGETRVDPTPQLGDPPMARVLDSGEFLWWSQRDGWGHLYLYSADGSQVTQVTSGQWPVRSVLWVDQERRQLWFVAAGLVGSDPYVRQICRIGLDGSGFTRLTDDDLDHDAVSPPEGGYLVDRASSVDRAPRSRVLGGDGQLLVELEQPGTEALAALGWSPPERFRTTAADGRTPVYGLLWRPHDFDPERRYPVVEHIYGAPQVYRAGPAFDSPHSGEPEALAALGFAVVALDGRGTAGRSKAFQDHSYGNLGDGALDDHIAAIRELGHRYPWLDTGRIGITGHSGGGYATARALLAHPDFYGVGVSVAGNHDPGFYLPMWAEQYHGDVSEEGRQAISTPAIAAGLTGKLLLIHGELDDNVHPYHTMRLVNALIDADRDVDMLIVPGGEHSLLLRMHHVQRRIWDYLVRHLHGTEPPAYRLAPLPMPPGSSLGPAAPGPDARRHAALGPAARGPAAP; this is encoded by the coding sequence ATGACCCGGCTCACCGCGTCCGACTACGCCCGTGCCGAGCAGATGCTGCTGCCCTACCGGGCGCGGAAGGCGCCGATGGTGCGGCCGCAGTGGCAGCGCGGCGGCGCCCGGTTCCGGTACCGGATCGGGGATCGGCACCTGCTGGTCGACCCGGCCGACGGCACCCGCGAGCCCGCGTTCGACCACGAGCGGCTCGCCGCGGCGTTGTCCACCGCATCCGGGCACCCGGTGGAGGCCGACGCGCTGCCGCTGCTGCAGGTCGAGTTCGACATCCCGGGACGCGACGACGACGTCGTCCGGTTCACCGCGTTCGGCGAGCGCTGGGAGTGGTCCGACGCCGGCGGTGAGTGCACGCGGATCGAGGACCCCGCCCCCGCCCCCGGGGAGATCGTCTCCCCGGACGGGAGATGGGTCGCGTTCACCCGGGAGGGGAACGTGTACGTCCGCTCCCGCGACGACGGCGAGGAGATCGCGCTCACCGACGACGCCGAGCCGGGCCACGAGTACGGCAGCCTGCCCGACCCGATGAGCGCGCGGGCGCTGATGCGGGCGTTCGGGCTGGGAACGTTCGGGCTGCTGACCTGGTCACCGGACTCCACCCGGCTGCTCGTGCACCGCCTCGACCAGCGTGGCCTGCCCGAGCAGGTGCTGGTCGAGTCGTCGCCGCCGGACGGCGGGCGCCCGGTCGAGCACCGCTACCGCTACCCGATGCCCGGCGACGAGAACCAGGCGTCGATGACCTGGAACGTCATCGACGTCGCGGCGCGCACGATCGTCCGGCAGCAGGACGAGCCGGCGACCGTCGTGCACCCGACCGCGCTCGTCTATGCGTGGTGGACGGGGGAGAAGGGCGACGTCGTGCACTTCCTGCGCCAGCCGCGCGACGCCCGGGCGCTGGAGCTGCACCGGTTCGATCCGGGCACCGGGGAGAGCACCGTGCTGGTCCGGGAGACCGGCGAGACCCGGGTCGACCCGACCCCGCAGCTCGGCGACCCGCCGATGGCGCGGGTGCTGGACTCCGGGGAGTTCCTCTGGTGGTCGCAGCGCGACGGCTGGGGGCACCTCTACCTGTACTCGGCCGACGGGTCGCAGGTCACGCAGGTGACCAGCGGTCAGTGGCCGGTCCGGTCGGTGCTGTGGGTCGACCAGGAGCGCAGGCAGCTGTGGTTCGTGGCCGCCGGGCTCGTCGGGAGCGACCCGTACGTGCGTCAGATCTGCCGGATCGGGCTGGACGGCAGCGGGTTCACCCGGCTCACCGACGACGACCTCGACCACGACGCCGTCAGCCCGCCGGAGGGCGGCTACCTGGTGGACCGGGCGTCGTCGGTGGACCGGGCGCCCCGCTCGCGGGTGCTGGGCGGTGACGGGCAGCTGCTGGTCGAGCTGGAGCAGCCCGGCACCGAGGCCCTGGCGGCGCTCGGCTGGTCCCCGCCGGAGCGGTTCCGGACGACCGCCGCCGACGGGCGGACCCCGGTGTACGGCCTGCTGTGGCGCCCGCACGACTTCGACCCGGAGCGCCGGTACCCGGTCGTCGAGCACATCTACGGTGCGCCGCAGGTGTACCGGGCCGGGCCGGCGTTCGACTCGCCGCACTCCGGTGAACCGGAGGCGCTGGCCGCGCTCGGGTTCGCCGTCGTCGCACTGGACGGCCGCGGCACCGCCGGGCGCAGCAAGGCGTTCCAGGACCACTCCTACGGCAACCTCGGCGACGGCGCGCTGGACGACCACATCGCCGCGATCCGCGAGCTCGGGCACCGGTACCCCTGGCTGGACACCGGCCGGATCGGGATCACCGGACACTCCGGTGGCGGGTACGCCACCGCACGGGCGCTGCTGGCGCACCCGGACTTCTACGGCGTCGGGGTGTCCGTGGCCGGCAACCACGATCCGGGCTTCTACCTGCCGATGTGGGCCGAGCAGTACCACGGCGACGTCAGCGAGGAGGGCAGGCAGGCGATCTCCACCCCGGCGATCGCGGCCGGACTGACCGGCAAGCTCCTGCTGATCCACGGTGAGCTCGACGACAACGTGCACCCGTACCACACGATGCGCCTGGTGAACGCGCTGATCGACGCCGATCGCGACGTCGACATGCTGATCGTGCCCGGTGGGGAGCACTCGCTGCTGCTCCGGATGCACCACGTGCAGCGCCGGATCTGGGACTACCTGGTGCGGCACCTGCACGGGACCGAGCCGCCGGCGTACCGGCTCGCGCCGCTGCCGATGCCGCCGGGCAGCTCACTGGGACCGGCTGCTCCGGGACCGGACGCCCGGAGGCATGCGGCGCTGGGACCGGCTGCTCGGGGGCCGGCTGCACCGTGA
- a CDS encoding BMC domain-containing protein, with translation MAEARRAGGALGMIETKGLVGAIEAADAMVKAANVEIEGYRTLRNGQVSVLVRGDVGAVNAAIAAGRAAAVRVGELYSSHVIPRPHGDTEQIVTDAVESTR, from the coding sequence ATGGCAGAGGCACGGCGGGCCGGGGGCGCCCTCGGGATGATCGAGACCAAGGGCCTGGTCGGGGCGATCGAGGCCGCGGACGCGATGGTCAAGGCGGCGAACGTCGAGATCGAGGGCTACCGGACCCTGCGCAACGGGCAGGTGTCGGTGCTGGTGCGTGGCGACGTCGGCGCCGTCAACGCGGCGATCGCGGCCGGCCGGGCCGCCGCCGTCCGGGTCGGCGAGCTCTACAGCAGCCACGTGATCCCGCGCCCGCACGGAGACACCGAACAGATCGTCACCGACGCCGTCGAGTCGACCCGCTGA
- a CDS encoding IclR family transcriptional regulator, with the protein MTEPAEAVAAVPAAQPPPGAQPAYPIESVGNALRLLLLLRSRDELRISECAREIGVARSTAHRLLTMLEHYEFLARNPSGRGYRSGPALIGLGMAAVGLLGIRDRARPHLEALRDELDETVSLVLLEGPTARFVDAAESERPLRVAGLVGLELPAHRTSAGVAVIAAMDDAQRAERIAGRSGLEQSVAAAREQGYALVHNESDIEIAAVGVAVPGALAGLAVAAPAGRATAEAVTRWAAAANAAARRIAIG; encoded by the coding sequence ATGACGGAGCCGGCAGAGGCAGTGGCGGCAGTCCCGGCGGCACAGCCACCCCCGGGGGCACAGCCGGCCTATCCGATCGAGTCGGTGGGCAACGCGCTGCGCCTGCTGCTCCTGCTGCGCAGCCGCGACGAGCTGCGGATATCGGAGTGCGCGCGGGAGATCGGGGTGGCACGCTCCACCGCGCACCGGCTCCTGACGATGCTGGAGCACTACGAGTTCCTGGCCCGCAACCCGTCCGGGCGTGGGTACCGCAGTGGGCCCGCCCTGATCGGCCTGGGCATGGCCGCGGTCGGACTCCTCGGCATTCGCGATCGCGCCCGCCCGCACCTGGAGGCGTTGCGCGACGAGCTGGACGAGACCGTCTCGCTGGTGCTGCTGGAGGGACCGACCGCCCGCTTCGTCGACGCGGCGGAGAGCGAGCGGCCGCTGCGGGTGGCCGGGCTCGTCGGGCTGGAGCTACCCGCGCACCGCACCTCGGCCGGGGTGGCCGTGATCGCCGCGATGGACGACGCTCAGCGCGCCGAACGGATCGCCGGCCGGTCCGGGCTGGAGCAGTCGGTGGCGGCCGCCCGCGAGCAGGGCTATGCGTTGGTGCACAACGAGAGCGACATCGAGATCGCCGCCGTCGGGGTGGCGGTCCCCGGGGCGCTCGCCGGGCTGGCGGTGGCCGCTCCGGCCGGTCGGGCGACCGCGGAGGCGGTGACCCGCTGGGCCGCCGCCGCGAACGCGGCCGCCCGCCGGATCGCGATCGGCTGA
- a CDS encoding aromatic ring-hydroxylating oxygenase subunit alpha → MSTDAYDVPLARPTDPALFTDEFTYRHTRLPVDRASTLVPDAYTSPGFFAIERERVFASGWVAVGFVADVDRHGACVVAEVAGRSVIITRNRHGELRGFHNVCRHRATRLLDADAREVGKRGRIRCPYHSWTYDTDGACLGTPLFEGSDVPRGEEAVFDTSGATAFDRADVGLLPVAVDTWGFLLFVNLDPSPGPLAAQLGDLSWRFADHHLDGWVPQRRRTYDVAANYKLVAENFMEYYHLPWVHPELNKVSRFSDHYRWQGPGMYTGMCTTPVSRNSDAGGWDGLPPLSSLGERDADAGRFVWLFPSTALVVLPNHAFVLINRPVAADRTVETAVLLTHPEALDTPGAQEGLDQLEQFWDLVNTQDLEIVERVQDGITNPAYTGGRMCFRFEEPLHRFQNMVVDRMVGIDRVPGGDDDVMTRMFPDPV, encoded by the coding sequence ATGAGCACCGACGCCTACGACGTGCCCCTCGCGCGTCCGACCGACCCGGCACTGTTCACCGACGAGTTCACCTACCGGCACACCCGGCTGCCGGTGGACCGCGCCTCCACCCTGGTCCCGGACGCCTACACCTCCCCCGGGTTCTTCGCCATCGAACGGGAGCGGGTGTTCGCCTCCGGCTGGGTCGCCGTCGGGTTCGTCGCCGACGTCGACCGGCACGGTGCCTGCGTCGTCGCCGAGGTCGCGGGCCGGTCGGTGATCATCACCCGCAACCGGCACGGCGAGCTGCGCGGCTTCCACAACGTCTGCCGGCACCGCGCCACCCGGCTGCTCGACGCCGACGCCCGCGAGGTCGGCAAGCGGGGCCGGATCCGCTGCCCTTACCACAGCTGGACCTACGACACCGACGGCGCGTGCCTGGGCACCCCGCTGTTCGAGGGCTCGGACGTTCCCCGTGGTGAGGAGGCCGTGTTCGACACCTCGGGGGCGACCGCGTTCGACCGGGCCGACGTCGGGCTGCTCCCGGTCGCCGTCGACACCTGGGGTTTCCTGCTGTTCGTCAATCTCGACCCGTCCCCCGGCCCGCTCGCCGCGCAGCTCGGGGACCTGTCGTGGCGCTTCGCCGACCACCATCTCGACGGCTGGGTACCGCAGCGGCGCCGCACCTACGACGTCGCCGCGAACTACAAGCTCGTCGCCGAGAACTTCATGGAGTACTACCACCTGCCCTGGGTGCATCCCGAGCTCAACAAGGTGTCCCGGTTCTCCGACCACTACCGCTGGCAGGGCCCCGGGATGTACACCGGCATGTGCACCACGCCGGTCTCGCGCAACTCCGACGCCGGCGGCTGGGACGGGCTCCCGCCACTGAGCTCGCTCGGCGAGCGCGACGCCGACGCCGGCCGGTTCGTCTGGCTGTTCCCCAGCACCGCGCTCGTCGTGCTCCCGAACCATGCGTTCGTGCTGATCAACCGGCCGGTCGCGGCGGACCGCACGGTCGAGACCGCGGTGCTGCTCACCCATCCCGAGGCGCTCGACACGCCGGGCGCCCAGGAGGGGCTCGACCAGCTCGAACAGTTCTGGGACCTGGTCAACACCCAGGACCTGGAGATCGTCGAGCGGGTCCAGGACGGCATCACGAACCCGGCCTACACCGGCGGCCGGATGTGCTTCCGCTTCGAGGAGCCGCTGCACCGCTTCCAGAACATGGTGGTCGACCGGATGGTCGGCATCGACCGGGTCCCCGGCGGTGACGACGACGTGATGACCCGGATGTTCCCCGACCCGGTCTGA